From uncultured Draconibacterium sp.:
TAAGCACCGGTATGGAAAAACCCAAGGTAAAGCGGCTCTTTATCATCGTCGGAATACGAGGGTAGCAAAACCTCCTGGTTAAAGTCTTCCGAGTTGTAATAATCGGAATGGTCGCAGCTGATACCGCCAATATTCGCACGTTTGTATTCGTTGTTCCATTTATTGATGGGCAGCAAAATAAATTTCTCGAAAATCGACCATGAATCCGGGATGGTATTCATTAAACTATTGTTAATGATGTACCAGCTTTCGGTATCGTTTTGCTGTTTTTGCTCCAAAACCTCAAAAATAATCGCCCCGCTTTCGCCAACTGTATATTTCCCAAATTCGGTGTAAATATCCGGATCTGGCAGGTTTTCAGCCGCACATGCTGTTTTTATATTCGACACAATTTCTTTAATCATGTACTCGTAATCGTATTCGAAGCCGAGGTGGTTACGAATTGGAAAACCTCCGCCAAGATTAAACGAATCGAGCGTGTCGCATTGTTTTTTCAGCTCAACGTAAAGCTTCATTGCTTTCTGAAATTCGCCCCAGAAATAAAGACTATCCTTAATTCCGGAATCGACAAAAAAATGAAGCATCTTAAATTCGATATTCTCCTTCCCCTTTATCTGTTTCTCGAAAAACTCGGGAATATTGGTATGCCTGATTCCCAATCTTGAAGTATAATAGGCCGATTGCGACTCCTCGTTAATTGCCATTCGGATACCCACTTTCACTTTTTCGCCGTTGGCCAGCTCTTCAATACGTTTTAATTCGTTTATGCTATCGAGAATAATTATATTATTCTTAAAACCAAGACGTTGAAGATCAATAATCTTTTTCAGGTATTCCTGTGTTTTGTATCCGTTGTGAATGATCTTCCGGTTCTTGTCGATCTTTTTATCCTTAAAAAGATGCAGTATGAGATCGATATCATACGATGACGAAGTTTCGAGGTTGACATTGTGTTTTAATGCCTCGTTCACCACATGCGAAAAGTGGTTGCATTTTGTACAATAACAGTAATAATATTTGCCATTATAATTGTTCTTTTTAATGGCCTTATTAAACAGGTTACGCGATTTTTTAATTTGTTCCCCAATTTTCGGCAGGTATATAAATCGAAACGGGGTACCATATTTTTTAATCAGATATTTTAAAGAGATTCCGTGAAATGTTAACGAATCGCCTCTTAAATCAAAGCCTTCCTGCGGAAAGTAGTAGCTTTGCTCAATCAAATCAAAATAAGTATTCTTCATCTACGTAGCCATAAAAATTATTAGTGTTTTTGTTTTTTTTCAAAGCGCAAATAAAAATATTTTTTTCGAATAATTGCGTCAGAAAATGAATTCTGCAAAAACACTTATTTATTTTAATGTTCCTGTCACTCGGAAACGTTCTTTCAAAGTAAAAAAATAAGTAGCATCAATCAAAATCAACCGGCCAAACAACTCAACTTATAAATAATGCGTGCCGCAACATTGGCATCCCACTCTGCATTTCCGGTTTCGCACACATCAAAACCTATAATGCGGCGGCCACTTTCCAAAATCTTTTTAAACAAATAAACAACGTGGTTGTACTCCAGCCCGCCAGGAACAGGTGTTCCAGTTTGCGGACAAAGTTTCGGATCCAGTCCATCCACATCAAAACTGATGTAAATATTTCCGGGCAATTCACTTATAATTTCGTCGCATTGTTCGTCCCACGTTGCACCTTTAAATTGATCATCTTTCAAATTTTGGTCATAATGCACTTCAATGCGATCATTATTTTCGGTTAATTCAACTTCCTCGTCGCAGCAATCACGAATGCCAACCTGCGCCAGTTTTTTTATTTCCGGCATTTGTACTGCATTATAAAAAACCGAAGCATGCGAATAGGTAAATCCTTCGTATGCATTTCTTAAATCAAGATGAGCATCAATTTGAACGACTCCCAAACGCTCGTATTTTTCCGATAATGCTGTTAAATAACCAAGCGGTGTGCTGTGATCGCCACCAATCAATCCCACAATTTTTCCTGCATCGAGCAGCTTTTTGGTTTCGCGATACACAAAAAAGTTCATCGCTTCACACTGTTCATTTATTTCCGCAAGTATTTGTTGCATTTCCACATTTTCGGAAACAACTCCCCCGTTCTCTAAAAAATCAATGTATCGTGCAGCTTTCGGGCGAAGCTGATTTCTGATCTTCATGACCGCTTCGCTAACCGGCTGAAAATAAATGCCACGTTTCCAGGTATCTTTTACATCCAGGTCGAATAAATCGAGCTGCGACGAAGCTTCCAGAATTTTTTCCGGAGCCTCTGCTGTTCCTTCACCATACGAAACCGTTACATCCCAGGGAACCGGAAACAGCACAACTTCGGCCGATTCCTCATTAAACGGAAGGCCTATAAAATTGCCGTTTTTCAACCCCACTCCATTCGGATTAAAATCTTTATTTTCGAAAGTTTCACTCATCAAAAAAAATGCTTAATTTGTCTCTGATTTTTGTATTGTTCATACGAAATTACAATATTCGGATGAATATATTTTATGTTATTGAATTAAAATGAGTAAACAAGAAAATGAGTAAAGTTTTAATAATTGGAGCAGGTGGTGTTGGCCGCGTGGTTGCCAGCAAGTGTGCAGATAACCCGGAAGTTTTTTCTGAAATTTTATTGGCCAGCCGCACCGTATCGAAATGCGATGTAATTGCAAAAGAAGTTGGTAAAGGCAGAATAAAAACGGCCTCGTTAAACGCCGATAATGTTGCCGATACTGTTGCGCTGATTAAGGAGTTTCAACCGAAGTTGGTTATCAATGTTGCCCTTCCTTACCAGGATCTTCCGATTATGGATGCCTGTTTAGAAACCGGTGTAAACTACCTTGATACTGCCAATTACGAACCAAAAGACGAAGCTAAATTTGAGTACAGCTGGCAGTGGGCTTATCATGATCGTTTTAAAGAAAAAGGTATTATGGCAGTGCTGGGCTGCGGATTCGACCCCGGTGTGACCAGTATTTACACGGCACATGCAGCCAAGCATCATTTTGAAGAAATGCACTACCTTGACATTGTAGATTGCAACGGCGGCGACCACGGAAAAGCATTTGCCACCAATTTCAACCCGGAAATCAACATTCGCGAGATTACTCAAAACGGACGTTACTGGGAAAACGGACAATGGGTGGAAACCAAACCTTTTGAAATTAAAAAGGCGTTAAACTATCCAAATATCGGAGCCAGAGACTCATACGTTCTTTATCATGAAGAGCTGGAGTCGCTGACCAAAAACTTCCCCAGTTTAAAGCGGGCTCGTTTCTGGATGACTTTCGGCCAGGAATACCTGACTCACCTCCGTGTGATTGAAAATATTGGCATGAGCCGAATTGACCCGGTAAAATATAAAGGCATTGACATTATTCCGTTGGAATTCCTGAAAGAGGTACTTCCAAACCCGGGAGATCTGGGCGATAACTACACCGGCGAAACATCTATCGGATGCCGCATAAAAGGTGTAAAAGACGGCGAAGAAAAAACCTACTACGTTTGGAACAACTGCAGTCACCAAAAAGCATTTGAAGAAACAGGTACTCAAGGCGTTTCTTACACAACCGGTGTTCCTGCAATGCTGGGCGCCATGATGGTACTTACCGGAAAATGGCAGGGCAAAGGCGTATTTAACGTTGAGGAATTCGATCCGGATCCGTTTATGGAAAAAATTGGAGAACACGGCTTGCCGTGGAACGAAGAGATTAATGGCGATCTTGAAGTGTAACAACATACTTGCTTCGAGCCCCGGGTTAATAACTTGGGGCTTTTTATTTAACTGCAAAAAATAACGACTTTGAATTATAAAGAAATACCATCGCCGGCGTTTGTACTCGATGAGAAACTGCTTCGAAAAAACCTGGAGCTGATCAACAGCGTTCAGCAGGAAGCCGGAATTGAAATTATCCTGGCATTTAAAGGATTTGCGATGTGGAGCGCCTTCCCCATTGTGCGTGAATATTTAAAAGGCGCAACAGCCAGCTCGTTGTACGAAGCACGTTTGTGTTTCGAGGAAATGAAAACACGTGCGCATTTGTATTCGCCAGTGTACCTCGATCATGAATTTGACGAATTAATGATCTACAGCAGCCACATTGTTTTTAATTCCGTCAAACAGTTTGAGAAATACTACGAACGTACACAATCGGCCGACCATAAAATTTCCTGTGGTATTCGTGTGAATCCGGAATATTCTGATGTTGGTACCGATCTTTATAATCCAAGTGCACCGGGATCACGTTTAGGAGTCGGCAGCGATGAAATGCCGGATGAATTGCCGGAAGGTGTTGAAGGTATTCATTTTCATGTGTTGTGCGAATCGGATTCTTACAGCCTTGAAAAAGTACTGGAGAACCTGGAAAATAAATACAGCAAATACCTGCATCAGGTAAAATGGGTGAACATGGGTGGTGGCCATTTAATGACGCGCAAAGGTTACGATCACCAACATTTAATTCAGTTACTTAATGCTTTCAGAAAACAATACGATGTAAAAGTAATTTTGGAACCCGGAAGTGCCATTGCCTGGGAAACCGGCGTTTTGGTGTCCACCGTTCAGGACATTGTGGAACACAAAGGCGTAAAAACAGCCATTTTGGATGTTTCGTTTACAGCCCACATGCCCGACACGCTGGAGATGCCCTATCGCCCAAAAATAATTGGAGCGCAAGATCCTTCTGAAAAAAGTCAGCACCTGTACCGTTTGGGAGGCGGAAGCTGTTTGGCCGGTGATTTTATGGAAGCCTACGATTTTGGACACGAACTGCAAATAGGTGAACAAATTGTTTTCCTCGATATGATCCATTACACGATGGTAAAAACAACCATGTTTAACGGCGTAAATCATCCGGCAATTGCCATCTGGACAAAAGATGACAAACTAAACATCGTTCGAAAATTTAAATACGAAGATTTCAAAAACCGCTTGTCGTAGCTAAAAACTACTTATTAAAACTAACTAACCAACTTATGAAAAACCTTATCCTACTTATTTGCCTGCTTTGCAGTTTCACTTCATGGAGCCAGAAAAATACCAATGAACGCGCCCAGTGGTTCACCGATTCGCGCTTTGGAATGTTTATTCACTGGGGTGTTTACAGCGGTGCCGAAGGCTACTGGAAAGGCGAAAAACTGCGTAACGACAACGACTACGCCGAATGGATTTTATACCGAAACAGAATTGATCGTAACGAATATGTTACACTCCTTGACCGTTTTCAGTGGGACGAAATTGATCCGGAAGAATGGGTAGTATTGGCTAAAAATTCAGGAATGAAATATATAACCATTACGGCCAAACACCATGACGGTTTTGGTTTGTGGGATAGCCAGGTAAGTGATTACGATCTGGGTGACTACACCAATCCTAAGCGCGATATTATTGCAGAAATGGCTGAAGCCTGCAAAAAGCATGGTATCAAACTTTGTCTGTACTATTCGCACTGGGTGGATTGGGAGCATCCTCTGGGTTGGGACCACACACGCGAGATTTATAAAATATCGGAAAGTGATTACGACCGGTACTGGCAGCAAAAAGTAATACCACAAATCACCGAGTTGTTATCTAATTATGGCGAAATATCAATGCTTTGGTTCGATATGTGGATTTATCACTCGGAAAGTATCGTTACCAAAGAACAATTACTACAACTAAAATCACTGATACGCGAATTACAGCCCAATTGCCTGGTTAATTCACGTTTGGGTTTGACTATCGAGGAAGATCCCGACATTGACTACAAAACACTGGGCGATAACCAGCTTGGCGACAAAAAGGAAGATTTTCCATGGCAATCGCCGGCAACAGTAGCTCATTCGTGGGGTTTTCATTCATCAGATTCTGAGTGGAAATCAACAACAACATTATTGAAATCATTAATTGGCAACGTTAGTTTGAATGGTAATTTTATGCTGAACATCGGACCGCGCGCCAACGGTGATGTACCTTACGAAATTTCGCAGCGCATGCTTGAAATGGGCAAATGGCTGCAGATTAACGGAGAATCAATTTACGGTGCAGAAGCTTTCGATCTGGACAAAGATCTGCACGATTGGGGAAAAATTACCTGCAAACAAGATGGAAACACTTTTAAATTATTCCTGCATATTTATAACTGGCCGTTGAATAAACAGCTGAATCTAACAGGTATTATAGTAAATCCAGAAAATATTTATGTGTTGGCTGATGAGCAGAAATCACCACTCTCCTATTCACATTCCGGTGCATTTACACAAATTGCGCTACCTGCTGACCAACCTGATCCGTATGTTTCAGTAGTTGTTGTCGAATACCAATCGAAACCGGGAATAACAGACGGACTGGTAGCCAAAACAGTCGATGATGGTTACTCCCTGCTTCCCGCAAATCAAAATCCACAGCCCAAATCAATGGAAATTACCGCTCCGTCAAAATACGGTACAGTTCCCGCTTTTGTGGCGGCTGATGGCGTTACTGATTTTAGCTGGAAAATTTACGTTGACCAACCGGGCACACATAGAGTGGATGTGTCGTATAGTTTTCAGGGCAACAGAAACAACAGCCAGATTGTATTAAAGGCTGCCGGGCAATCGTTGTATCATTCGGTGCATCCAACGGGGCAAACCGTTGGAGAACCCAACCAGGATTGGCACATCGATAATTTCGAATCAAATAAAATAGGCACAATCAACTTTCCGGAACCAGGATACTATACCATTGAACTCAGTATTCAGCCAACAGAAAAAGATCCGATCAAGTTTCAGTGGTTGTGGATTAAATAAACCAGAAGAACCGATAAAAGACTAAACGACCTTATTAACAATTGTTGATAACTGCGGTTAATTCACGGTGGATATAAACGACTGAAAATCACTTGCATTTTTTATTTTTCGCTGTATATTTGATCTATCAGGTGAGCGATAAAAGGCTGCTTGGAAATTGTGGAAACGGGGAAAGTTTCTTAGTCGGAACCGGAACCATTTCATCCCACCCCTCGGGGCGGCGCAACGAAAAAGCTGAAGTTTGAACGCGATATTCTGGAGTATCAAAGTTCAGGCAATCATCTGAAAGAAGTTCCAGAAGTTCTTTCAAGATTGGGTCATCAGGCAGGAAGTAAAAAGATCAAGGTCTTAACTGCGAAACTGCACAACGAAAACGAGGCAACTCAAACCCGTTGATTGGAAAGGAGACATCCTTAGGGATTAACTGAATACACTGAAAGACACTTCGTTCAGGAAGGTAAGCGCGATTACCGAAAGGACAACCGGAAGGCTTAGCCGTAGAAAGCAAAGCTGGAAAGTGAAGGCAAAAGCCGATTCGAAAGAAAAAGCCAATGCCGGTCGTAATAACCGTAGCCTGGCACCAAAAGTAACTTCGGTTGCTTGACAGTGAGTGGGAGCTATTCGTAACAGAGTAGTTCCCATTTGTGTTTTATACACCTGCCTCAACCATAACCCAAACATTCTTATTACTTTTAGCGCAAAAAGTAATACCATGATACCACAACTAGATAAACTTAAAAATACCGACAGCGGAAATTTCTTTCTAATGGCCGGACCATGTGCCATTGAAAGCGAAACCATGGCAATGGAAATTGCCGAACAAGTAGTTGCCATTACCGAGAAACTCAAGATCCCGTATATTTTTAAAGGCTCGTACCGAAAAGCCAACCGTTCGCGCCTTGATTCGTTTACAGGAATTGGCGACGAAAAAGCACTAAAGATTTTAAGAAAAGTACGCGAAACTTTCGATATTCCGGTTGTAACTGATATTCACACGGCCGACGAAGCTGCCATGGCTGCCGAATATGTTGACGTTTTGCAAATACCCGCCTTTTTATGTCGCCAAACCGATATCCTTGTGGCGGCCGCAAAAACAGGCAAGGTGGTAAATATAAAAAAGGGGCAGTTCCTTTCGGCAGATGCCATGCAGTTTGCCATAAACAAAGTGCGCGAAAGTGGCAACACCAACATTGCACTTACCGAGAGAGGCACAACCTTTGGCTACCAGGATTTGGTGGTAGATTACCGCGGCATTCCGGTAATGAGAGAAATGGATGTGCCTGTTGTTCTCGACATCACCCACTCGTTGCAACAACCCAACCAGGCCAGCGGAGTAACCGGTGGCAAACCTGAGCTGATAGAAACCGTGGCACGTGCCGGAATTGCTGTTGGTGCCGATGGTATTTTTATCGAAACACATCCTAATCCGGCCGAAGCAAAATCGGATGGTGCCAATATGTTAAAACTCGATTTACTTGAATCGTTACTTACCAAACTGGTTCTTTTAAAACAAACCGTTAATAAACTTTAGTATGAAAAACAGAAGATCGTTTATTAAAAAACTGGCAGCAAGTGCAACATTTGCAGGTTTGCTTCCTCTCTCAAAAAAAACCACTGCTGCGGAAGTAAAACTTCAGGAAACGCTGATTCATCATGTATTTTTTTGGTTGAAAGAACCAGCAAACGAAGCACACAAAAAGCAGTTAGTTGAAGCCTTGCACCAACTCACAAAAGTAAAAACGATAAAAGTGAGCCATATTGGATATCCGGCCTCAACTGAGGATCGCGATGTAGTTGATCATTCGTATTCGGTATCGTACCTGGCCATGTTTGATAGCCAGGCCGACCAGGATTCGTACCAGGTTGACCCGATTCATTTGAAATTTGTAGAGGAAAACCAGCACCTTTGGAGTAAGGTTGTGGTTTACGACTCCACTGATATTTAAATACTACCAATAAATGCCTTTGCTGCCCTGCCGAAAAACTTCGGTACGCAAAAAAAGCAGTTGTCTCTTTAGATTAAAAAGTATTCGACAGTAAAAACTGGCTTTCCGGCATTAATAAAAAAACAGGTAAGCCAGCAAAATTGAAGCGATTATGCCTGTAAAATCGGCAATTAATCCGCACACCACTGCATAGCGGGTGTTCTTAATTCCAACGGCACCAAAATATACGGCCAGAATATAAAATGTAGTATCGGTAGCTCCCTGCACGGTACTTGCCACACGGCCCACGAACGAGTCGGCACCATAAGTTGTCATGGCATCCACCATCATTCCGCGGGCACCACTTCCACTCAACGGTTTCATTAGCGCTGTTGGTAAGGCCGGAGTAAAATCAGCATTTATTCCCATTTGCTCAAAAGCCCAGGTAACACCGGCAACCACCCACTCCATGGCTCCTGATGCGCGGAACACACCAATGGCAACCAAAATGGCAACCAGGTACGGAATAATTTTTACCGCCGTTTTAAATCCGTCTTTTGCCCCCTCGATAAAAGCCTCGTAAACGTTTACTTTTCGGAACAGGGCCATAAGAATAAAAGCCACTATTACCGTAAAAAGTATAAAGTTACTAGCCACATTCGACACTTGTGTAATGGCATCTTTATCAAGCGTTGAGAAGTACCAGATGATACCCACAATTATAGCCGTTAATCCCCCCAGATAAGCCATTATGGTTTTATCCAGCAGGTTGATTTTTTGATAGAGCGCCACCGATATTAATCCGGCAATAGTAGAAAAATAAGTTGCCAGCAAAATCGGAATAAATATATCGGAAGGATTTACAGCGCCTAGCTGAGCCCGATAAACCATAATGCTAATGGGCAGCAGTGTCAATCCCGAAGTATTGAGCACCAAGAACATTATTTGTGCATTCGACGCTGTACTCTTATTCGGATTGGTTTCCTGCATTTCTTTCATGGCCTGCAATCCCATTGGCGTTGCGGCATTGTCGAGGTTCAGCATATTGGCGGCAATATTCATCAGGATTGATCCGTGCGCCGGATGTTCTTTCCCCAGCTCAGGAAACAGTTTATTAAAAAAAGGGCCAATCACTTTCGAGAACACATGCACAATTCCGCCTTTTTCCCCTATTTTCATTATTCCCATCCACAGGGTAAGCACACCTGTTAATCCCAGCGAAATTTCGAAACCGGTTTTGGCCATATCAAAAGTAGCTTGCACCATGTCGGTAAAAACCTGCGTGTCGCCCAGGAAAATAAGTTTTACGAGGGCAATCAGAAATGCAATTACAAAAAAGAAAATGAAAAGATAATTCAGTGCCATTCTACAAGTTGATATTGGTGTTCGGAATAATTACTACCCGTACTCTAATAAACTACACGCATGATGCGATAAGAGCCATAAAGATAGAGCAAGTTTTTATTTCGGCAAATTTAATTTTTAGCATAAAAAAAGAGGGACTTTACAGCCCCTCTTTAAGTTCAAACCAAATCTCCATTTATTATTTGTATTCCGGACGTTGTTCCAGAACACCAACTTGTTGATCTAATTGAGCCTGTGGAATAGGCATGTATTTGTCGTCGTTTGTAAATGTTTTTCCAGACATAAACGAACGAATTCTCAAATCGCCAGTTGCAAAATCATTCAAAACTTCAGCCATACTTTTTCCTCCAATTTGGTTAGGAAGATTATCCCAGCGACGAAGATCGAAGAAACGCAATCCTTCAGTTGCAAATTCAAGACGTTGTTCCCACTGAACAGCTTCCATAGCTTCCTCAGCGTTAGCAAAAGCATCGTATAAACCAATTTGATAATTAGCTGCTGGCTGATCCCAGTCAACATCACCACCGGTCATATAATCTGCATCTGTTGTACCTTCACCCCAAGGATAAGCAGAAGCCGGTAGCTGATCAACTAATACTTTACCCATAACCATTTCACTATCCTTTGCACGCTGACGAATCATATTTACAAAAGTGCGTGCAGTTTCCAAATCTCCACGGTAAGCAGCACATTCAGCTTTCCAAAGAATAATATGAGTATATCGCAAGTAACGATAATTATTGGCGTTAATACCAGTTTGCCATCCTGTAGTAGTTGAGAAGCTGAAACGCTCTGACTTTTTAAAGAATGGTTTAGGTGCCGGCAAATATGGGCCGCCATCTGCTTGTTTTCTAACCCAGTTTGCACCACGGTTAATTCCCCAGTCTTTATAGGGAATACCACGACGACTTACTGTATGATCTAAACGTGGATCAACAGCGTGCGGATCAACAGTAAAACTTCCAGATTGTATAACATTACCAGCTTCATCTTTTACATCAGCAGAAGGGATTCCCTGGTCGTTAGCCAAATCCACATCATTAAATGTATCAAAAAGTGGCAATCCATTTTCATCAACTTTGAATGCATTAACAAGGTTTTGCGATGGTTGGTGGAATCCACAACACATACCGATATCGCCACCATGAGGCCAGTTCAAACCAATACCCATCTCAGCATTTAACGATCCGTCAATGTCATTTACGTTTGCCTGAATTTCAAATATAGACTCCTCGTTATTGTTTGTTTCAATGCTATAATTGTCCATAAAATCAGGCATTAAAGAAAATTGTCCACTTGCAATAATTTCATCGATCAATGCCTCTGCTTCGGCATATTTCAAATCTTGCAGATATGCTCTTGCGGCCAACGCTTTTGCGGCCCACTTGGTTGCACGACCAACCTGAGTCTGAGTCTCTGGTAAAATACTTGCAGCAAATGCCAAATCATCGGTGATAAATTTAAGAACAGCACCATCAGGATTTACATTGCTTACCTCGCTAGGAATCTCAACAGTTTCGTCGATTAAAGGAATAAAGTCACCGAATACCAATCGGGCTTCAAAGTAAAATAAACCTCTAAGGAAACGTGCTTCTGCTCTGTACGCATCTGCCTGCTCTGCAGTAATTCCACCGCTCTCTTCTACGATATTAATAACACGTAGAGTTTTGTTAACACGGTCGTTACCCATACCAAAGGCCCATACCCATTTGTCGGCAGGATAATTATTGGTAGTTTGAACTTCCCAACGTTCAATCTGATTTGCAGGTACCTGATCGGTAATCTCTGATCCTTTGTAAGCATCGTCAGATGCCGCCGAACCATAAGTCCAGTTCTGAATAGATGCACCCCAGGAAATGGTCCATTCACCACTACCGGTGACCATTGCATAGGCTCCTACCAACAACGCATCAATACCGTCTGCGCTATAAAGCTGGTTTTCTGACAACGAGCCAGGAGGTTCCTTAGTCAGGAAGTCCTCTGAACATGAATATGACATGGTTAATAAAAACGCAATAACCATTAATATTGATAGTTTTTTCATAATACTTATCTGTTTTATATTCAAATTAAATTAACTATTACAAACCAAGTTGAACACCGAACATAATCTGACGTGGAGTAGGCCATGCACCCATATCCATACCAAAATAAGTACCTGAATTACCTGAAGGCAACGTTACCTCAGGATCCAGTCCGCTGTATCCAGTAATTGTAAATAAGTTAGATACCTGTCCGTAAAGTCTTAAACTTTTAATTCCTGCTCTTTCAAGCAATGATTTAGGAACAGTATAACCCAGACGTAAGTTTTTCATACGCAGGTATGATGCATCTTCGATAAACGCAGTAGAAGGTTCTTGTGAGATGTCACTCAAATCAAGCATTGGTAATTTTGCTTTTGAGTTATCATCCAGATAATCACTTCCCCATGAGTTATACAATGCATCTTTGCTCAATCCACCGTTAAACTGACCGTAGTCGATCCAACGTGTTACATAATTAACCATCTCATTTCCTAAACTACCATAGAAGAACATCGTAAGATCAAAGTTTTTATAACCAAGATTAATGTTCAAACCTCCTGTTAAATCAGGATGTGGGCTTCCGATAAATGTTCTGTCAGCAGCTGTAATTGAACCATCACCGTCAACATCTCTGTATTTAAAGTGACCTGGTTGGTTGTAATCTGTTCCACTGTACGCCGGATGTGCATCAGCTTCTGCCTGAGTCTGGAAAATACCATCAACGATATAACCATAGAATTCAGGGAATGCAGTTCCTGAAGTATAACGGGTATATACTTTCTGACGTTCTGTAGCAGCATCAATGTAACGATCAGGATCTCCTGAAAGTTTAAGGATTTCGTTTTTATAGTGCGATAAGTTCAAACTAATATTGTATGTAAGATCTCCACCAACAGCACTGTTATTGTATGATACTTCAAAATCAATACCTTTGTTTTCCATCTCACCAACGTTTACATAAGGAGCAGTTGCAATACCCATAACCTGTGGAATAGGTTCGCGGAACAACATATCCTCTGTATTACGTTTCCATAAATCGATAGCAACGGCCAGGTGATTATCCAGCATATTAGCGTCGATACCAACATTTATCGTTTTAGTGGTTTCCCAGGTAACGTCTTCACTACCTAATGCATCAGGCATAAATCCTGAAACGGCACTGGTGTTTGAACCATCGATAGCATACGACGACATGTATGAATCGGTTGCGTAAGTAGAGTACGAGTTGTAGTTACCAATACGGTCGTTACCCGACATACCCCAACCTAAACGCAATTTTAACATATCTAACCAACTGCGAGATCCTTGCATGAAGTTTTCCTCGGTAATTGCCCAGGCAGCTGAAGCAGCCGGGAATACAGCATATTTGTTTTCTTCACTGAAACGAGAAGAACCGTCACGACGCATTGTACCTTCCAGGTAGTATTTACCCATGTAATTGTAGTTCACACGTCCAAATACTGAGAACAATGACCATTCTGAAGCATTTCCATCGTTTTCTTTGTTGCTTTCCCCAGAGTCTAACTGCATATAGTTAGGATCTTCTGAGAAGTATACACGACGACTTGCATTTA
This genomic window contains:
- the kdsA gene encoding 3-deoxy-8-phosphooctulonate synthase, yielding MIPQLDKLKNTDSGNFFLMAGPCAIESETMAMEIAEQVVAITEKLKIPYIFKGSYRKANRSRLDSFTGIGDEKALKILRKVRETFDIPVVTDIHTADEAAMAAEYVDVLQIPAFLCRQTDILVAAAKTGKVVNIKKGQFLSADAMQFAINKVRESGNTNIALTERGTTFGYQDLVVDYRGIPVMREMDVPVVLDITHSLQQPNQASGVTGGKPELIETVARAGIAVGADGIFIETHPNPAEAKSDGANMLKLDLLESLLTKLVLLKQTVNKL
- a CDS encoding RagB/SusD family nutrient uptake outer membrane protein, encoding MKKLSILMVIAFLLTMSYSCSEDFLTKEPPGSLSENQLYSADGIDALLVGAYAMVTGSGEWTISWGASIQNWTYGSAASDDAYKGSEITDQVPANQIERWEVQTTNNYPADKWVWAFGMGNDRVNKTLRVINIVEESGGITAEQADAYRAEARFLRGLFYFEARLVFGDFIPLIDETVEIPSEVSNVNPDGAVLKFITDDLAFAASILPETQTQVGRATKWAAKALAARAYLQDLKYAEAEALIDEIIASGQFSLMPDFMDNYSIETNNNEESIFEIQANVNDIDGSLNAEMGIGLNWPHGGDIGMCCGFHQPSQNLVNAFKVDENGLPLFDTFNDVDLANDQGIPSADVKDEAGNVIQSGSFTVDPHAVDPRLDHTVSRRGIPYKDWGINRGANWVRKQADGGPYLPAPKPFFKKSERFSFSTTTGWQTGINANNYRYLRYTHIILWKAECAAYRGDLETARTFVNMIRQRAKDSEMVMGKVLVDQLPASAYPWGEGTTDADYMTGGDVDWDQPAANYQIGLYDAFANAEEAMEAVQWEQRLEFATEGLRFFDLRRWDNLPNQIGGKSMAEVLNDFATGDLRIRSFMSGKTFTNDDKYMPIPQAQLDQQVGVLEQRPEYK
- a CDS encoding Dabb family protein, whose protein sequence is MKNRRSFIKKLAASATFAGLLPLSKKTTAAEVKLQETLIHHVFFWLKEPANEAHKKQLVEALHQLTKVKTIKVSHIGYPASTEDRDVVDHSYSVSYLAMFDSQADQDSYQVDPIHLKFVEENQHLWSKVVVYDSTDI
- a CDS encoding nucleoside recognition domain-containing protein, with amino-acid sequence MALNYLFIFFFVIAFLIALVKLIFLGDTQVFTDMVQATFDMAKTGFEISLGLTGVLTLWMGIMKIGEKGGIVHVFSKVIGPFFNKLFPELGKEHPAHGSILMNIAANMLNLDNAATPMGLQAMKEMQETNPNKSTASNAQIMFLVLNTSGLTLLPISIMVYRAQLGAVNPSDIFIPILLATYFSTIAGLISVALYQKINLLDKTIMAYLGGLTAIIVGIIWYFSTLDKDAITQVSNVASNFILFTVIVAFILMALFRKVNVYEAFIEGAKDGFKTAVKIIPYLVAILVAIGVFRASGAMEWVVAGVTWAFEQMGINADFTPALPTALMKPLSGSGARGMMVDAMTTYGADSFVGRVASTVQGATDTTFYILAVYFGAVGIKNTRYAVVCGLIADFTGIIASILLAYLFFY